In Desulfofundulus kuznetsovii DSM 6115, the following are encoded in one genomic region:
- a CDS encoding ABC transporter substrate-binding protein — MRENVIRIGLLTPLSGDVKNFGESINKGFRLALEENNYRAGNYRIEAVIADDRNDPAEAVNMAIKLIHADKVSAIVGPLTSLCAIPVADIAQKEKVPVISPTATNPKVTVNNGRRMDFVFRVALVDPYQGTAAARFALENLKLKTAAVIADGGNDYSLSLANNFKEAFEKGGGQVLAFEKYIRSDVDFTTVLKRIAQLKPDVLYLPDYYINVNLIGKQARQMGIQSVFLGPDGWDSPNLDYATMEGSYFTVNYSPEDPCPEISEWVKKYRNEYGTEPDMFATLAYDAVKILLQAIQTADSRDPVKIKEALQNTRDLPAVSGRITFDQDGNPVKPVPILRIKDGKRVHVTNVAP; from the coding sequence TTGCGTGAAAATGTAATTAGGATTGGTCTGCTTACCCCCCTTAGCGGAGATGTAAAGAATTTTGGAGAATCAATAAATAAAGGTTTCAGGCTGGCGCTGGAAGAAAACAACTACCGCGCGGGCAATTACAGAATCGAAGCTGTTATTGCGGACGACCGGAACGACCCCGCCGAAGCAGTCAACATGGCGATCAAGTTAATTCATGCCGACAAGGTAAGCGCCATTGTAGGGCCGCTTACTTCCCTGTGCGCAATCCCTGTTGCCGACATTGCCCAAAAGGAAAAGGTTCCGGTGATTTCCCCCACTGCCACCAATCCCAAAGTTACCGTGAACAACGGCAGGCGCATGGACTTCGTCTTTCGTGTTGCCCTCGTTGACCCTTACCAGGGCACCGCGGCCGCCAGATTTGCACTGGAAAACCTTAAATTGAAAACCGCCGCCGTGATTGCCGACGGGGGAAACGATTATTCCTTGAGCCTGGCGAACAACTTTAAAGAAGCTTTTGAAAAGGGTGGCGGCCAGGTGCTGGCTTTTGAAAAGTACATCAGGAGTGATGTCGATTTTACAACCGTACTCAAAAGGATTGCCCAGCTCAAACCCGATGTCCTTTATCTGCCCGACTACTACATAAATGTCAACCTAATCGGCAAGCAGGCCCGGCAGATGGGTATACAGTCGGTATTTCTGGGTCCCGATGGCTGGGATTCACCGAACCTGGATTATGCAACCATGGAGGGAAGCTATTTTACCGTGAACTACTCTCCGGAAGACCCGTGCCCTGAAATATCGGAATGGGTAAAGAAATACAGAAATGAGTACGGAACTGAGCCGGATATGTTTGCCACACTTGCCTATGACGCCGTTAAAATCCTCCTGCAGGCAATCCAGACCGCGGATTCCCGGGACCCAGTCAAAATCAAGGAAGCCCTCCAGAACACCAGGGATCTCCCGGCGGTGAGCGGCCGGATAACCTTCGACCAGGACGGCAACCCGGTTAAACCGGTTCCCATCCTACGGATCAAGGACGGGAAAAGGGTCCATGTCACTAATGTGGCGCCCTGA
- a CDS encoding 4Fe-4S dicluster domain-containing protein, whose product MPKEVLIRYDRCLGCRSCQLACAVAHSSAGSLFGAVLGGEKPRTRIFVHQVGGHKAPLNCRHCQDAPCVDACIAGAMHRQEDGTVTNVGGDQQCTACWMCVMVCPYGVIRSDAEGTMALKCDRECREETGIPACVRACPTGALVYDEVDDYSGRRRLDVLHRALSNV is encoded by the coding sequence ATGCCGAAAGAAGTTTTAATCCGTTACGACCGTTGCCTGGGCTGCCGTTCCTGCCAGCTGGCCTGTGCCGTGGCCCACTCCAGTGCGGGCAGCCTTTTCGGGGCCGTGCTGGGCGGCGAAAAGCCCCGCACCCGCATCTTCGTGCACCAGGTGGGAGGGCACAAAGCCCCCCTGAACTGCCGCCACTGCCAGGACGCCCCCTGCGTCGACGCCTGCATTGCCGGGGCCATGCACCGGCAGGAGGACGGTACCGTGACCAATGTGGGCGGCGACCAGCAGTGCACTGCCTGCTGGATGTGCGTCATGGTCTGCCCGTATGGTGTAATCCGTAGCGACGCGGAGGGCACCATGGCCCTGAAGTGCGACCGGGAGTGCCGGGAGGAAACGGGGATACCAGCCTGTGTACGCGCCTGCCCTACCGGGGCCCTGGTCTACGACGAGGTGGACGACTACAGCGGACGGCGGCGGCTTGACGTCTTGCATCGTGCGTTGAGCAATGTGTAG
- the cooS gene encoding anaerobic carbon-monoxide dehydrogenase catalytic subunit, with the protein MKGTSSIDPASLQMLKVARDGGLETAWDRYLAQQPQCGFGELGLCCRNCNMGPCRIDPFGDGPQKGVCGATGDIIVARNLLRMIAAGAAAHSDHGRDIIETLRGVAAGEIKDYTIKDENKLKALAREFGISTEGETVQAIAEKLAEAALEEFGTRKGYLQAIDRVPSKRKEIWEKLGIMPRGIDREVVEAMHRTHFGVDNDPANLILHGLRCSLSDGWGGSLLATEFSDVLFGTPRPVRGRSNLGVLSKEAVNILVHGHEPILSEMLVAAAKDPGLISAARAKGASGINLAGMCCTGNEILMRHGVPVAGNFLQQELAVITGALEAVVVDVQCIMPALGQLAACYHTKFISTSPKAKFPGAIHIPFNEHNALETAREIIRQAIENYPNRDKNRVFIPEETTAYVAGFSVEAILSALGGTLTPLIEAVKNKKIRGIAALVGCNNPKVTQDYNHVNMAKALIARDVLVVETGCAAIASAKAGLLLPEAAELAGAGLAEVCRALGLPPVLHMGSCVDISRILTVAAALARELGVDIADLPVAGAAPEWMSEKAVSIGAYVVASGIFTVLGTVPPVLGSNVVADLLTRQAKDLVGGYFAVETDPFKAAELIIAHIDAKRAALGI; encoded by the coding sequence ATGAAGGGTACCAGTTCAATTGACCCGGCTTCCCTGCAGATGCTTAAAGTAGCCCGTGATGGGGGCCTGGAAACCGCCTGGGATCGTTACCTGGCGCAGCAGCCCCAATGCGGTTTTGGCGAATTGGGTCTTTGCTGCCGGAACTGCAACATGGGCCCGTGCCGCATCGATCCTTTTGGAGATGGCCCGCAGAAAGGGGTTTGCGGGGCAACCGGCGATATTATAGTGGCGCGAAACCTGTTAAGGATGATTGCCGCCGGAGCGGCAGCTCACTCGGACCACGGGCGGGACATTATCGAAACACTTAGAGGCGTTGCTGCCGGAGAGATCAAGGACTATACCATTAAAGATGAGAATAAACTTAAGGCCCTGGCCCGGGAATTTGGCATTTCCACCGAAGGCGAAACGGTTCAAGCCATAGCCGAAAAGCTGGCGGAAGCAGCTCTGGAGGAATTCGGCACCAGGAAAGGCTACCTGCAGGCCATTGACCGGGTTCCTTCGAAACGTAAAGAAATATGGGAGAAGCTGGGCATTATGCCCCGCGGGATCGACCGGGAAGTGGTGGAAGCCATGCACCGTACCCACTTTGGCGTGGACAACGACCCGGCCAATCTCATTTTGCACGGCCTGCGGTGCAGCCTCTCTGACGGTTGGGGCGGCTCGTTGCTGGCCACGGAGTTTTCCGACGTTTTATTCGGCACTCCCCGTCCGGTGAGGGGCCGGAGCAACCTGGGCGTCCTTAGTAAAGAGGCAGTGAATATTCTCGTACACGGCCACGAGCCCATCCTATCGGAAATGCTGGTGGCGGCGGCAAAAGATCCCGGGTTGATTTCCGCCGCCAGGGCCAAAGGAGCCAGCGGCATCAACCTGGCGGGAATGTGCTGCACCGGCAACGAAATTCTTATGCGCCACGGCGTTCCCGTCGCCGGCAATTTCCTCCAGCAGGAACTGGCGGTAATTACCGGGGCCCTGGAGGCGGTTGTGGTTGACGTGCAGTGCATCATGCCCGCCCTCGGCCAGCTGGCCGCCTGCTACCATACGAAGTTTATTTCCACCTCGCCCAAGGCAAAATTCCCGGGAGCCATTCATATACCGTTTAATGAACACAACGCTCTGGAAACCGCGCGGGAGATTATTCGCCAGGCCATCGAAAATTATCCCAACCGGGACAAAAACCGTGTCTTTATTCCTGAAGAAACTACCGCATACGTGGCCGGTTTCAGTGTGGAGGCCATTTTAAGCGCCCTGGGCGGTACCCTTACCCCGCTTATAGAGGCCGTGAAAAACAAAAAGATCAGGGGAATCGCCGCTCTGGTGGGCTGCAATAATCCGAAAGTCACCCAGGACTACAACCACGTGAACATGGCGAAAGCCCTGATTGCCCGGGATGTGCTGGTGGTCGAAACCGGCTGCGCGGCCATTGCCAGCGCCAAGGCGGGGCTGCTTCTGCCGGAGGCGGCGGAGCTGGCCGGCGCGGGCCTGGCGGAAGTTTGCCGGGCGCTCGGCCTGCCTCCTGTTTTGCACATGGGTTCCTGTGTGGACATCAGCCGGATTCTGACCGTGGCCGCAGCGCTAGCCAGAGAACTTGGCGTGGACATTGCCGACCTGCCGGTGGCCGGGGCAGCGCCCGAGTGGATGTCAGAAAAGGCGGTAAGCATCGGCGCCTATGTGGTTGCTTCCGGGATTTTCACCGTGCTGGGCACCGTACCTCCAGTGTTGGGGAGCAACGTGGTGGCGGATCTGCTCACCAGGCAGGCGAAGGATCTGGTGGGCGGCTATTTTGCGGTGGAAACAGACCCCTTCAAGGCAGCTGAGTTAATCATCGCACATATTGATGCTAAACGGGCCGCTCTGGGCATTTAG
- a CDS encoding NAD(P)/FAD-dependent oxidoreductase yields the protein MVIGNSAAGVAAVETLRRLGGYQHPITVVSDEPTGAYSRCLLPDLVAGKSTEYSIRLRPAEFYRRLEVELLAGVAAVEVRPGEKRLVLQDGRELAYDRLLVATGAGPVLPAVPGIEAEEVFTLRTLRDARRLSALVPRVSGAVVVGGGLVGLKAAMALKQAGLGRVTVVVTSPRLLIRQLDERAAAMVERELLNAGIDFIYNARVKAFITGSQGRLTGVELEDGRELPAGLAVVAKGVRPNSGLVAEAGGKVGQGIVVDGNMRTSLEDIYAAGDCIQVTDRLTGQKVNSALWTLAFEQGRYAAANMLGMARPYPAPEVFHEGYQFN from the coding sequence GTGGTTATTGGCAACAGTGCAGCGGGGGTGGCGGCCGTGGAGACCCTGCGCCGCCTGGGCGGTTACCAGCACCCCATTACCGTGGTGAGCGATGAGCCCACGGGAGCCTATTCCCGCTGCCTGTTGCCGGACTTAGTGGCGGGCAAAAGTACAGAATATTCCATCAGGTTGCGGCCGGCGGAATTTTACCGGCGCCTGGAAGTGGAGCTGCTGGCCGGGGTGGCGGCGGTGGAGGTGCGGCCCGGGGAGAAAAGGCTGGTTTTGCAGGACGGCCGGGAACTGGCCTACGACCGCCTGCTGGTGGCCACCGGGGCCGGCCCGGTGCTCCCAGCGGTGCCGGGGATTGAAGCAGAGGAGGTTTTTACCCTGCGCACCCTGCGTGATGCCCGGCGGCTGTCCGCCTTGGTCCCGCGGGTTTCCGGGGCGGTGGTGGTGGGCGGCGGGCTGGTGGGGTTGAAGGCGGCCATGGCTTTGAAACAGGCCGGCCTGGGGCGGGTTACCGTGGTGGTGACCAGCCCGCGGTTGCTCATCAGGCAACTGGATGAAAGGGCGGCGGCCATGGTGGAGCGGGAACTGCTCAATGCGGGTATCGATTTTATCTATAACGCCCGGGTAAAGGCCTTTATTACCGGGTCCCAGGGCCGCTTGACGGGGGTGGAACTGGAAGACGGCCGGGAACTGCCCGCGGGGCTGGCCGTGGTGGCCAAGGGTGTGCGCCCCAACAGCGGCCTGGTGGCAGAAGCCGGCGGTAAGGTGGGGCAGGGTATCGTGGTTGACGGCAACATGCGTACTTCCCTGGAGGATATTTATGCGGCGGGGGATTGTATCCAGGTAACCGACCGATTAACCGGGCAAAAGGTCAATTCAGCCCTGTGGACGCTGGCCTTTGAGCAGGGGCGCTACGCGGCGGCCAATATGCTGGGCATGGCCCGTCCCTACCCGGCTCCCGAGGTATTCCATGAAGGGTACCAGTTCAATTGA
- a CDS encoding stalk domain-containing protein — MKKRVFFLVLALSLVLLATVAVANVEGIKMYVNGNEVKSDVPPVKQENRVLVPIRFVAEALGCDVQWDEAKNAVVITKNSGDKFLRGKNDPAQQNPSIHTNFVKAADLLAVLDDDKDGDLCDYRDGHSGGDSIANDPLVVDTRLKKDYETGHIPGAIWISPAEEIAAPANLAALKEALETHVARGGKNEIVLYCFTAHTAGLAAGVLGAEGLNVKNLRFGYAIAWEGTKQADAPIYGPREDASGKPVPYAPAAK, encoded by the coding sequence TTGAAAAAGAGAGTGTTTTTCCTGGTTCTTGCCCTGTCACTGGTTTTACTGGCGACCGTTGCGGTGGCAAATGTAGAAGGGATAAAAATGTACGTGAACGGCAATGAGGTGAAGTCCGACGTCCCCCCGGTCAAGCAGGAAAACAGGGTTCTGGTTCCAATCAGGTTCGTAGCTGAAGCCCTCGGGTGTGACGTTCAGTGGGATGAAGCAAAAAATGCCGTGGTTATAACAAAGAACTCGGGGGACAAGTTCCTCAGGGGTAAAAATGATCCCGCCCAGCAGAATCCGAGCATCCATACCAACTTTGTTAAAGCCGCCGACTTGCTGGCCGTTCTGGATGATGATAAGGACGGCGACCTCTGCGATTATCGCGACGGTCACAGCGGGGGTGACAGCATAGCCAACGATCCCCTGGTGGTGGACACCCGGTTGAAGAAAGACTATGAAACCGGGCACATTCCGGGAGCCATCTGGATCTCCCCCGCTGAAGAAATTGCAGCTCCGGCTAACCTGGCTGCCCTTAAAGAAGCCCTTGAGACTCATGTGGCCAGAGGCGGCAAAAATGAGATTGTGCTGTACTGCTTTACCGCCCATACTGCCGGGTTAGCGGCAGGTGTCCTCGGCGCCGAGGGTCTTAATGTGAAGAACCTGCGCTTTGGCTACGCCATTGCCTGGGAAGGCACCAAGCAGGCCGATGCTCCCATCTACGGTCCCCGTGAGGATGCCAGCGGCAAGCCGGTTCCCTATGCTCCTGCAGCAAAATAG
- a CDS encoding S-layer homology domain-containing protein, which produces MSKRKLPELIVIALFVIALLLVSNPAALAASPENQANPVTKQVFPEFKDVPATDVDAPFIRYLTSTGFLKGFPDGTFGPERPLTRAEAVAVLTRDREVTPPTDGKQTFRDVGPGHWAYASIETAAREGLLAGYPDGTFRPNQLLSRAEALALVLRWSGQPLPEVQRPVPADVPAGHWAYRTVAAALDAGLVVPAGDRFNPEQPMLRKAFARSVAVTMILSPSRRAETLDATLVVKSGRVTLQNASGEKTVSGSVPVALNDIIRTGVEGRAELVFPDGSGVRLEPNTEVQVTRLDGAASICKDGRPTEIIEHLGLKLNKGQIFGALATTYTTFKETASLPEHTAPPVLVASLGITPELAAALSKTAAPEKNAPWWKLARATKVRVTVDMPWAVAGIRGTFWMNRVTDQEQVTNVLIGEATVTAAEKTVTLSGGQTTSVTAAGAPPQPPAPMSKEEVQAWQAVKEWVQERARAIEQSEPVKIEPQPAAQLETPAQPAQTLTEVLDEAIASAAAGATGSSSGGSSGDSGSSSGGDSGNSSGNSSSGGESNLVWRMETVDGSVYWVESASMVLNLSGNPHIVYSCFDASGSQLKYAYKTGAGWQSELIVDVGDNKLMSTSLALDTSGNPHIVYYDATNGKLIYACKNGPQWQLELVDTVVTDVYSSSSLPPKIASLALDTEGTPHISYYDATNKNLNMLSG; this is translated from the coding sequence TTGTCAAAAAGGAAATTGCCCGAATTAATTGTTATTGCTCTTTTTGTAATTGCTCTGCTCCTTGTTTCTAATCCCGCCGCCCTGGCCGCTTCTCCAGAAAACCAGGCAAATCCAGTCACCAAGCAAGTTTTTCCAGAGTTCAAAGATGTTCCTGCAACAGATGTTGACGCTCCTTTTATCCGGTATCTCACCAGCACTGGATTCTTAAAAGGTTTTCCCGACGGCACCTTTGGTCCTGAGCGGCCGCTTACCCGGGCGGAAGCCGTGGCCGTGCTCACCAGGGACCGGGAGGTTACACCCCCGACGGACGGCAAACAAACCTTCCGGGATGTGGGTCCGGGTCATTGGGCTTACGCCAGCATCGAAACGGCGGCCCGGGAGGGCTTACTGGCCGGATATCCCGACGGCACCTTTCGTCCCAACCAGTTGCTTAGCCGGGCGGAGGCGCTGGCCCTTGTGCTGCGCTGGTCCGGTCAACCACTGCCGGAGGTGCAAAGGCCTGTTCCTGCGGATGTACCCGCCGGTCATTGGGCCTACCGAACTGTGGCCGCGGCACTGGATGCCGGCCTGGTGGTGCCTGCCGGCGACCGGTTTAATCCGGAGCAACCGATGCTGCGCAAGGCGTTCGCCCGCAGCGTGGCTGTTACCATGATTCTGAGCCCTTCCCGCCGTGCGGAAACACTAGACGCCACCCTGGTGGTTAAAAGCGGCAGGGTGACGTTGCAAAACGCTTCCGGCGAAAAAACTGTCAGCGGCAGTGTACCGGTGGCCCTTAACGACATTATCCGCACCGGTGTCGAGGGGAGGGCCGAACTGGTATTCCCGGACGGTTCCGGCGTGCGCCTTGAACCGAATACGGAAGTGCAGGTTACCCGCCTGGACGGCGCCGCGTCAATCTGCAAGGACGGGCGGCCCACGGAAATCATCGAGCACCTGGGCTTGAAACTGAATAAGGGGCAAATCTTTGGAGCCCTGGCCACAACCTATACCACTTTTAAAGAAACAGCCAGCCTGCCTGAACATACGGCTCCACCGGTTCTGGTGGCCTCCCTGGGCATCACCCCCGAACTGGCAGCCGCGCTGAGCAAGACCGCGGCTCCGGAAAAAAACGCTCCCTGGTGGAAGCTGGCCCGGGCAACAAAGGTTCGTGTTACGGTGGACATGCCCTGGGCTGTAGCCGGAATACGGGGCACCTTCTGGATGAACCGGGTCACTGATCAGGAACAGGTAACCAACGTGCTCATCGGTGAAGCCACGGTCACCGCTGCCGAAAAGACCGTAACTCTGAGCGGCGGGCAGACCACCAGCGTCACCGCGGCCGGTGCACCGCCACAACCGCCCGCCCCCATGAGCAAGGAGGAAGTACAGGCCTGGCAGGCCGTCAAGGAGTGGGTGCAGGAACGGGCCCGGGCCATTGAGCAATCAGAGCCCGTAAAGATCGAGCCGCAACCGGCAGCGCAACTGGAGACTCCCGCTCAACCCGCACAAACGCTCACGGAAGTACTGGATGAAGCCATCGCCAGCGCAGCAGCGGGCGCAACAGGCAGCAGTTCCGGTGGTTCTTCTGGAGACAGTGGATCTTCCAGCGGTGGGGATAGCGGCAATTCCAGTGGCAATAGTTCCAGCGGAGGGGAAAGTAATCTCGTCTGGCGCATGGAGACCGTGGACGGAAGCGTATACTGGGTGGAATCCGCGTCCATGGTACTGAATCTTTCCGGGAACCCACATATCGTTTACAGCTGTTTTGACGCATCCGGCAGCCAACTGAAATATGCATATAAGACCGGAGCAGGATGGCAATCGGAACTAATAGTGGACGTTGGCGACAACAAATTAATGTCCACATCCTTAGCTTTAGATACCTCGGGTAACCCCCACATTGTCTACTATGACGCAACGAATGGCAAGCTGATTTACGCCTGCAAAAACGGCCCACAATGGCAGCTAGAGCTTGTAGATACGGTAGTGACGGATGTTTACTCTTCCTCGTCCTTACCGCCGAAGATAGCCTCCCTGGCTCTGGACACCGAGGGCACGCCGCACATAAGTTATTACGATGCCACCAATAAAAACTTAAATATGCTTTCAGGTTAG
- a CDS encoding CHASE2 domain-containing protein — MDPHNGSQKNPFWLMGRAIARSLSGRLLLPLLLFLLVEAGVLAGLFERAEMSLYDAWFRLKGARDPGDEVIIVAIDDRSIQELGPLAWPRSVHARLLDKLRQARVVGFDLMFDMPTTPHEDATLAEAVARHGRVVLAGHFAFEKEGRETVQVFRGPLPEIADGTVEVGFTNVPTDEDRVVRRITLVDVNTLGVPVPCFGLAVGLVAAGEKSESLVLASPGCLQAGQRNIPVDRLYRSMPCFYGPQGTFKTMSFIDALNADPSVFRNKIVLVGATSPDVHDFFPTPFTTSNLVLSGSLPVPGVEIHASVVQSFLDGHWYRRLTPVVNLILLFLAGLVTALVVSNRGPWTSLAGMLALITAFTGVAAGAWWYGRLWLNLAAPLVLIFLTYAGSAAAGFVQAEMARRRIRAMFARYVSPAVAAELMKNPEMVELGGRRQEVSVMFCDIRGFTAYSENKPPEEVVSRLNNYLTAMTEVIFRHGGTLDKYLGDGLMAVFGAPLPYPDHVRRAIDAALEIQERVAELNHSWEMKGQPPMKVGVGINSGTVLVGNVGSPERMDYTVIGENVNLASRLEGLTKTYGVSIVISERSAHMLPEESSRPWRLVELGRAEVRGFTVPIGVYTAVWEGAVPPAPSKEEQAQYQ; from the coding sequence TTGGATCCCCATAACGGTTCCCAGAAAAACCCCTTTTGGTTGATGGGTAGAGCAATCGCCCGCTCCCTTTCCGGCAGGCTTTTGCTCCCGCTCTTACTTTTTCTCCTGGTAGAAGCCGGCGTACTGGCGGGGCTTTTTGAGCGCGCAGAAATGAGCCTTTACGATGCCTGGTTTCGCCTTAAAGGAGCGCGGGACCCCGGGGATGAGGTAATAATCGTGGCCATTGATGACCGCTCCATTCAAGAACTGGGGCCGCTGGCCTGGCCCCGCTCGGTTCACGCCCGCCTGCTGGACAAGCTCAGGCAAGCCCGGGTGGTGGGTTTTGATCTTATGTTTGATATGCCCACCACACCCCATGAGGACGCTACCCTGGCTGAAGCGGTAGCTAGGCACGGCAGAGTGGTGCTGGCCGGACATTTTGCCTTTGAAAAAGAAGGTCGGGAAACGGTGCAGGTCTTCCGCGGGCCGCTGCCGGAGATAGCCGACGGCACTGTGGAAGTGGGCTTTACCAATGTTCCTACAGACGAAGACAGGGTGGTCCGCCGCATCACCCTGGTGGATGTGAATACTCTTGGCGTACCTGTTCCCTGTTTCGGCCTGGCAGTTGGTTTGGTGGCTGCCGGCGAAAAAAGCGAAAGCCTGGTCCTTGCCTCCCCGGGGTGCCTGCAGGCGGGTCAACGCAACATCCCGGTGGACCGCCTGTACCGCTCAATGCCCTGTTTTTACGGCCCGCAGGGCACCTTTAAGACCATGAGCTTTATCGATGCCCTGAACGCCGACCCGTCCGTTTTTAGGAACAAAATTGTCCTGGTGGGGGCGACCAGCCCCGACGTCCACGACTTTTTCCCCACTCCGTTTACCACCAGCAATCTGGTTTTAAGCGGCTCTCTGCCTGTGCCGGGAGTTGAAATTCACGCCTCGGTGGTCCAGAGCTTCCTGGACGGTCACTGGTATAGAAGGTTAACGCCGGTGGTAAACTTAATCCTTCTCTTCCTGGCCGGGCTGGTTACGGCCCTGGTTGTTTCCAATCGGGGGCCGTGGACGAGCCTGGCAGGAATGCTGGCGCTGATCACCGCGTTTACCGGCGTCGCCGCCGGCGCCTGGTGGTACGGGCGCCTGTGGCTTAACCTGGCGGCCCCCCTGGTTCTGATTTTCCTGACGTACGCCGGAAGTGCGGCAGCCGGCTTTGTACAGGCCGAAATGGCGCGGCGGCGCATTAGGGCCATGTTTGCCCGCTACGTATCACCGGCGGTGGCAGCAGAATTGATGAAAAATCCGGAAATGGTGGAGTTGGGCGGCCGGCGGCAGGAGGTGAGCGTCATGTTTTGTGACATTCGCGGCTTTACGGCTTATAGCGAGAATAAGCCCCCCGAAGAGGTGGTAAGCCGCCTGAACAATTACCTGACGGCCATGACGGAAGTGATTTTCCGGCACGGCGGCACCCTGGACAAGTACCTGGGCGATGGTCTTATGGCCGTCTTTGGCGCACCATTACCCTACCCGGACCACGTGCGGCGTGCCATCGATGCCGCCCTGGAAATCCAGGAGCGCGTGGCGGAATTGAACCATTCCTGGGAGATGAAAGGCCAACCGCCCATGAAAGTTGGTGTGGGTATCAACTCGGGTACGGTGCTGGTGGGTAATGTAGGCAGTCCCGAGCGTATGGATTACACGGTAATCGGTGAAAACGTAAACCTGGCCTCCCGGCTGGAAGGCTTAACCAAGACCTATGGCGTCTCCATTGTGATTAGCGAACGCTCGGCGCACATGCTGCCGGAGGAATCCTCCCGGCCCTGGCGGCTGGTGGAATTGGGCCGGGCTGAAGTGCGGGGATTTACCGTACCCATTGGCGTGTATACGGCGGTATGGGAAGGCGCCGTACCGCCGGCCCCTTCAAAAGAAGAGCAGGCTCAATATCAATAA
- a CDS encoding DUF3307 domain-containing protein, whose product MNLFSWLLVGHLIGDFLLQTRWMAEGKIRHWFPLVVHALVYTAAVYLSSLLAGGLSLPATALVFLAHLVLDRRLLVDFWARRITGTVDIPWLSVIIDQSWHVVVLAVATLL is encoded by the coding sequence ATGAATCTTTTTTCATGGCTTTTAGTAGGCCACTTAATTGGTGATTTTTTACTCCAAACACGGTGGATGGCCGAGGGAAAGATCAGGCACTGGTTTCCCCTGGTGGTGCATGCCCTTGTTTATACTGCTGCGGTTTATCTCTCATCCCTGCTGGCCGGGGGGTTATCCCTGCCGGCAACGGCACTGGTTTTTCTGGCTCACCTGGTTCTCGACCGGCGACTGCTGGTGGATTTCTGGGCGCGGCGGATTACCGGCACGGTGGATATTCCCTGGTTAAGCGTGATCATCGACCAGTCCTGGCACGTGGTGGTGCTGGCCGTAGCCACTTTGCTTTAA
- a CDS encoding GAF and HD-GYP domain-containing protein — translation MSTGAEQWQAILQISRQLNSQLEIDALLELVLEKMMEVVSAEAGTLWILEEDGYLAPLVARGPRSEALKGLRLLPGEGLAGQVVVEDQPRLVPDVRNDPAWARRFDDSTGFVTRSLLCIPLRARKGVIGCLQLVNKRQGESFTPDDLEVALALAGQAAIALENSRLYNWQRQLLNSLIRVLASALDARDPYTSGHSERVSRYAVLTGREMGLPPEELEALERAALLHDVGKIGIRDNVLLKEGPLEPEKWQIMKTHTEIGARILGTVEPHHLAQKMYEGALYHQEKYDGSGYPTGIKGEEIPLVARIIAVADTFDAITTDRPYRKGASFHEALKEIRRCSGTHFDPAVVEAFIRGMSKTLPEDDN, via the coding sequence ATGTCAACCGGCGCGGAACAATGGCAGGCCATCCTCCAAATAAGCCGCCAGCTGAACTCCCAACTGGAGATTGATGCCCTGTTGGAACTGGTGCTGGAAAAAATGATGGAAGTGGTATCGGCGGAAGCGGGTACCCTGTGGATACTGGAAGAAGATGGGTACCTGGCCCCTCTGGTAGCCCGGGGTCCGCGGTCTGAAGCGCTCAAAGGTTTACGCCTGTTGCCCGGCGAGGGACTGGCCGGCCAGGTAGTGGTTGAAGATCAACCCCGCCTGGTGCCGGATGTGCGCAATGATCCGGCCTGGGCCAGGCGTTTCGACGACTCCACCGGCTTTGTCACCCGCTCCCTGCTCTGCATCCCTCTGCGTGCTCGCAAGGGAGTTATCGGATGCCTCCAGCTCGTCAACAAAAGGCAGGGCGAAAGCTTTACGCCGGATGACCTGGAAGTGGCGCTGGCCCTGGCCGGCCAGGCGGCCATCGCCCTGGAAAACAGCCGCCTTTACAACTGGCAGAGGCAGCTGTTAAACAGCCTGATCCGGGTGCTCGCTTCGGCGCTGGACGCCAGGGATCCTTACACCAGCGGCCATTCGGAACGGGTCAGCCGGTACGCCGTGCTTACCGGGCGGGAAATGGGCCTGCCGCCGGAAGAACTGGAAGCCCTGGAACGGGCGGCCCTGTTGCATGATGTGGGCAAGATCGGTATCCGGGACAATGTCCTGCTCAAGGAAGGTCCGCTGGAACCGGAAAAATGGCAGATTATGAAAACACACACTGAAATCGGCGCCCGCATTCTGGGGACCGTGGAACCCCATCATCTCGCTCAAAAAATGTATGAAGGTGCCCTCTATCACCAGGAAAAGTACGACGGGAGCGGCTACCCAACAGGGATAAAGGGAGAAGAGATACCTCTCGTCGCCCGCATTATCGCCGTGGCGGATACCTTCGACGCCATAACCACCGACCGGCCCTACCGCAAGGGGGCTTCTTTTCACGAAGCATTGAAGGAAATCCGGCGCTGCTCCGGAACGCACTTCGACCCCGCAGTGGTTGAAGCATTTATCAGAGGGATGAGCAAGACTTTACCGGAGGATGATAATTGA